The Magnetococcales bacterium genomic interval AGGAGACTTGCCGGGCCGGGGGCCTGGACAATGTTCACCTGGCGGGATTCCAGCCCAACAGCCGGTTGCCGCTCTATTACGCCATGGCCGATCTGCTGCTGATGCCCTACAGTCCCAAATGCGCCACGGCGGAGTGGATGTCGCCCCTGAAGATGTTCGAATACATGGCCAGCCGCCGTCCGCTGATCGCCACCCGGCTGCCCGCCATCGAGCAGGTGCTGCGCCACGGGGAGAACGCCTGGCTGGTGGCTGCCGACGACGGTCAGGATTTGGCCCGTGGCATCCGGCATATTCTGCAGGATGAGGGGCTGGGGCGGCGACTGGCGGATTGTGCCGCCCGCGAGGTGGAAGCCTTCTCCTGGGACCGGCGGGTGGAGGGGTTGTTGCGACGGGTCAGGGCGAAAAGGGATCGATCAGCCCCCCGCTGACGATGACCAGGGCGTAGAAGGCGGGCGGGTCGGTCGGGTGGACCTCCTCGCCGAGGGCCTTTCTCAATAGTTCATTGTAGCGGGCGACATCGCTTTCGCGCCGGTCCGGCCCCGGTCCCACCCACTCCCGATGCAGCTGGCAGCAGGCCTTGCCGCCCAGGGTGAAGAGGCTGGCCCGGCAGTCCGCCGGCAGGCGGTTCAGCAGCCGGACCACCTTGCGGGGGGAGTACTGGCGATAGCCGTGCAGGTCGTAGAGTTCCCGGCAGACCGGCGAGGGCAGGAAGTGGAGTTGCAACAGGGGGGCCCGTCGGGTTTCCATCCAGGCGGCGATGCGCCGGAACAGCTGCAGATCGTCGGGAATGTGTTCCAGCGAGGTTTGGCTGAAGAGCAGGTTGACGGCGGGGTCCAGATGGGCCAGAACCCGGTGGGAATCCTCCTGCCGGCAGGTGATGAAGGGATGTGCGGCCTGAAGCGGGCCCCACTCGGGGCGGGGGGCGATGTCGAAACCCTGGTAGGAGGCGACCCGGCCATCGCTGAAGGCCTGCAGATGCAAGGCGCTCTGGCCCCGACCGCAGCCCAGGTCGGCCACCCGTAGCGGTCCCGAGGCCTCGGCCACGGTTTTCCAGGGAAACTGGGCCAGGAAATGCAGGATCAGTCGGCGGGAGGGGGAGGAGAGTCCCCGGTCGAGTTGATTGAGGGTGTCCCAGGTCCGTTGGTCGAGAAGGGGTTGGAAAGAGCGTGGTTGCAGGCGCGGGTGTTCCTGGTTCGGGCGCCAGGCGTTGTCCAGGCCGTTGAGCAGGTGCCAAACCCGCGCCTTCCAGGGAGGTTGATCACAATCACCGCTGATGCGGCACCAGCCGGAGGCACGGGTCATGACGGCGTCCTTGGGGTTGAGGGATCTCGGGTTCGGTTGAGGGGCAACCACTCATTTCGGGGGCTTTTGCACCACGAGGCGCAACATGTGACAAAACGGCGCGCGTGTTCCGTTGCGTTGCAGGTAGGCCACCAGACGCCAGTGCAGGGCCGGGCCGAGTTTCGGCAGGCGCAGCACGCTTTTGATGAAGGGTAGTTCGTCGCGCAATCCTTTCAGGGGGCTGTAGCCGTCCAGGTGCAGCAGGCGAAATCCCAGGCGTTCCAGGGTCTCAACCATGACCTGTTCATGAAAGGCGTATTGGTAGAAAGGGCGTTGCCCTTCGCTGCCCGCGGGGTGGAACAGCCCGAGGCGGGCTTTGAAACGCCGCAGGGCATTGTACCAGGGGACGGTGACAATGGCGATTCCCCCCGGAGCCAACACCCGCCACGCCTCCTGCAGAACGGCTTCCGGTCCTTCGCGGAAGTGTTCCGCCACCCCCAGGGAGATATAGCCGGCGTAATGGCCGTCCGGGCAGGGTAGGGCGGTGACGTCGCCCGGATGCACCGGCAGGTCCGGGCGGAGTTCTCGAACCCGTTGTACGGTTTTTGCGGCATTATCGACGCCTTCCACGTCGTAACCGCGTTGCCGCAAGGCCAGCACATAAACGCCGGTGCCGCAACCCGCTTCCAGGATAGGGCCTGTGGCGGGCAAATAGGTGCAAAAGGTCTCTTCGTACTCCCCGAGATTTCCGCTCTCGGCCTCCCGGAACAGGTCGTGGCCCCAGTTTTTCTGCCAATGGTCG includes:
- a CDS encoding class I SAM-dependent methyltransferase, producing MTRASGWCRISGDCDQPPWKARVWHLLNGLDNAWRPNQEHPRLQPRSFQPLLDQRTWDTLNQLDRGLSSPSRRLILHFLAQFPWKTVAEASGPLRVADLGCGRGQSALHLQAFSDGRVASYQGFDIAPRPEWGPLQAAHPFITCRQEDSHRVLAHLDPAVNLLFSQTSLEHIPDDLQLFRRIAAWMETRRAPLLQLHFLPSPVCRELYDLHGYRQYSPRKVVRLLNRLPADCRASLFTLGGKACCQLHREWVGPGPDRRESDVARYNELLRKALGEEVHPTDPPAFYALVIVSGGLIDPFSP
- a CDS encoding class I SAM-dependent methyltransferase, with translation MYRTVENGRLAWFHEEAQDTFWDDHWQKNWGHDLFREAESGNLGEYEETFCTYLPATGPILEAGCGTGVYVLALRQRGYDVEGVDNAAKTVQRVRELRPDLPVHPGDVTALPCPDGHYAGYISLGVAEHFREGPEAVLQEAWRVLAPGGIAIVTVPWYNALRRFKARLGLFHPAGSEGQRPFYQYAFHEQVMVETLERLGFRLLHLDGYSPLKGLRDELPFIKSVLRLPKLGPALHWRLVAYLQRNGTRAPFCHMLRLVVQKPPK